GGATGCCGAGCCGGTCGGCGAGGGTGCCGCCGACGAGGGAGCCGGCGACGGCGCCCGCCCCGTAGACGCCGAGGGCGATGACGGTGCGGGCCTCGGAGTGGCCGGCGTCGGTGAGGAAGAGGACGAGGAAGAGCTGCAGGAAACCGCTGAGACGGTTGACGAGCACCCCGGCCAGTACGGTTTTGACGGCGGGCGTGGACTCCTTGAAGGTGTCCCATACGGCGGCGCGTCCGGCGCTCGTCGCGGCGCCCGGCCGGGTCTGCGGTTCGGCCACCGCGTCGGCCGCCGGGTCAGCCGTTGCTGCTGGTCTGATGTCAGTGCTCACCGTCGGCCTCCGGGTCGGTGGTGACCGTGACGGCGCCGCGGACGCGCCGCTCCAGCTCGTCCAGTCCCTGCGGGGTGGGCGCGTCGATCAGGAAGGTCACCGCCCGGTCGTCGGAGCTGGCGAGCGGCCCCAGCCGCGCCCCGGCCTCCTTGAGGACGAACAGGGCGCGCAGCGTGGCCGGGTCGTCCTTCGCGCCGGGCGCGAGTTCGGGCCACATGCCGGACTCGCCGACCCACAGCGGCCGCACCCCCGGCCAGTCGAGGGTGACGCCGGCGAGCGGGCCCGTGCCGTGCTCCAGGTACACCTGGCGGGCGAAGCGGGTCGGGGCCGGGTAGGAGGCCGGTTCACCGAGCGCGATCCGGATGATCTCCGGTTCCATCGGCTGCCCGGTGGCGAGGTGGTAGAGGGCGAGCAGACCGTCGCCGGGGGTGCGGGCGGCGACCTCCATCAGGTACGGGCGGCCGTCGTCGCCGGTGCGCCACTCGGCGTGGGCGATGCCGTCGCGGAAGCCCAGCGCTTCGAGCATCCGGCGGTTGGCGTCGAGCAGGGCCGCGTCGGCCTCCGCACGGGCATTGGGGACGGAGTGGGCGAGTTCCACGAAGGTCTGCGCCCCGGACTCGGTGGTCTCCTTGCGGGTCACCGAGGTGAAGACGGGCCGGCCGTGCTGGACCAGGGACTCCACGGAGTACTCCTGGCCGGTGACCTTCTGCTCGATCAGTACCGTCTCGTGGTCCGGGTAGGACGTCAGCAGCTCGCGCAGGGCCGCCTCGTCGCCGACCGCCACGACCCCGGAACTGGAGTGGCGGGTGGCCGGTTTGACGACGACCGGGTACCCGAGGGCGGTCAGGTCGGCGTCCTCGCGGCCGCCGGGCGGCACCACCAGGGAGGCCGGGCTGTACTCCTCCAGGTACCAGCGCTGGAGGTACTTGCTGCGGCAGACCCGGGTGGCGCGCAGTCCGGGGCCCGGCAGGCCCAGCGCGTCGCACAGCAGCCCGGTCTGCTCGACGAGGGTCTCGCCGACCGCGTAGGCGCCGCGCACGGTGTAGCGGCCGCGCCAGTGGCGTGCCCGGGCGACGAACCCGGGGGTGTACGAGCCCTCCTGGTCCAGGGAGCCGTCGACGTAGGCGATGTCGTCGATGAGGTGGGCCGGGTGCTCGGGGTCCTTGCGGGCCGTCTCGGCGGCGTCCCGGTGGCGCTCGTCCGTGACGAGCAGGATCCGGAGGTTGCGGGCGGCGAGTTCCTCCAGGTAGCGGGGGTTGCGGCAGACGACCCGGAAGGCGCCGGTGAGGACGAAGGCTTCGGGCGGGCTGGCGTGGGTCATGCCGTGGCTCCTGACGGGTTGCTGGAGGGGTACGCGTCGGCGGCCGGGGCGGGGCTCTCCTCGTACGTTCCGGCCAGGCCCCGGGCGGCGAGGAAGGAGAGCCAGCGGGCGGTCTCGCCGGGCGTTTCGGCGGCCCGGGCCAGACCGGCCGGCAGGGCGCCGGCCAGGATGCGGGTCACTCCGTAGGCGACGGGCAGGGAGACGCAGCGGGCCATCGCGGACTCGGCCGCGTCGCCGGTGACGTCGAGGAGGTGGGAGCCGCGCCAGTGGGCGCCGTCGGCGGTGCGCAGTTCCAGGGCGACGGAGAGGACGACGCGGTCGCGGTCATCGGCGGTGGTGGGGTGGCGGGCGGCGAGTTCGGCGGCCAGGGCGCGTACGGCGGCCAGGTCCCCGCCGGCGACGGTTTCGAAGACCTCCTTCCAGGCGGTGCGCCAGCCCGCGTTGCGCAGGGTGCCGCGGACGAAGGTGTCGAGCTTCCAGTGGGCGGGGATGCCGTACTGGGTGACGAAGGGGAGGCTGTCGCGGTTGGGGTAGACCTCGAAGTCCTCCCCTGCGAGGGTCCGGGTGCGGGTGGCCTCCCAGGGGCGGGGGACGGTCACCTCGGCGCCGGCCTCGATGTGCCGGGCCGGGGAGCCGAGGGCGGCGAGCACCCCGTACGGGGCCCAGCTGAAGCGGTAGCGGAAGGCGTTGGGGACCGCCGGGACACCGCCGCAGTAGGAGGTGAACCGGGCGGTCGCGGGTATCTCGCCGAGCGCCTCGCGGGCCCGGGCGACCAGGTCGTGGGCCATCAGGTGGTCGATGCCGGGGTCGAGTCCGGCCTCGGTGAGGACGACCGTACGGGCCTCCTCGCCGGCTTCGGCGGCGAGTTCGGCGAGCTCCGGCGAGACGTAGCTGGTGCAGGCGAAGTGGGCGCCGCGTTCGATGGCCAGCCGCAGCAGCGGGGCGTGCTCGGCGGCCGGGAGCATGGAGACGATGACGTCGCCCGGGCCCGCCTCGGCCGCGAGGGCGGCCGGGGCGGAGGGGGCGAGGGCGCGGACTTCGGCGCGGCCGGTGAGGCCGAGCGCGGCCAGTCGGGCGGCGGCGCGCTCGGCGGTGCGGTCCCACAGGACGACGCGGGGGGCGCTCTCGCAGACGAGGGCGAGTCCGGAGCGTCCGGTGGACAGGCCGGTGCCTATCCAGTGGACGGTGCCGGAGGCGGGTATGGCGGGCCGGTCAGCGGACATGGTGGGTCTCCTGGGCCTGGACGGCCGTCTCGAAGGTGTGCAGGGCGCGGGGCCAGACGCCGTCCCACTCGGTCAGGCGCAGCAGGTGCGGGGCGAGTTCGGCGGAGAAGGCGGTGCTGGCCTCGACGGGGAGGAGGGAGGGCAGGTTGTCGATGGCGATCAGGTCGAAGCGGGGGGTGTCGGGGCGCAGGGTCCGGACGGGCTCGTCCCAGGTGGTGGTCTCGTCGTAGACGGGCAGCACGTTGTGTGCGGAGGTGACGTCGCAGGTGACGTCGGAGACGAGGGTCAGGCGCCGGGTGGTGTCGTCGAGGTCGGTCTTGGTGAGGAACGGCGGGACCGGGTCGGTGGTGAGGACGGTGTTGACGAGGAGGTCGTGACCGAGGAGCGCGGCGCGGTCGAGCCGGCGGGTCTCGGCGAGGTCCCAGCGGGTGGGGGTGAGGCCGGCCGTGGTCAGGGCGTCGCAGGCGCCCCGGCCGCTGCGGCCGAGGGCGCCGATGACCAGGGCGGTGCTCGCGTCCTCGGCCTCGGTGGCTTCGAGGAGGGCG
The sequence above is a segment of the Streptomyces sp. NBC_00539 genome. Coding sequences within it:
- a CDS encoding ATP-grasp domain-containing protein, with the protein product MTHASPPEAFVLTGAFRVVCRNPRYLEELAARNLRILLVTDERHRDAAETARKDPEHPAHLIDDIAYVDGSLDQEGSYTPGFVARARHWRGRYTVRGAYAVGETLVEQTGLLCDALGLPGPGLRATRVCRSKYLQRWYLEEYSPASLVVPPGGREDADLTALGYPVVVKPATRHSSSGVVAVGDEAALRELLTSYPDHETVLIEQKVTGQEYSVESLVQHGRPVFTSVTRKETTESGAQTFVELAHSVPNARAEADAALLDANRRMLEALGFRDGIAHAEWRTGDDGRPYLMEVAARTPGDGLLALYHLATGQPMEPEIIRIALGEPASYPAPTRFARQVYLEHGTGPLAGVTLDWPGVRPLWVGESGMWPELAPGAKDDPATLRALFVLKEAGARLGPLASSDDRAVTFLIDAPTPQGLDELERRVRGAVTVTTDPEADGEH
- a CDS encoding saccharopine dehydrogenase, whose amino-acid sequence is MSDSIHLWMRHESRPTERRAPLTPDDAAHLVAQGLRITVEACDQRVFPLADYIAAGCESAPTDSWHELAPDDAYVLGLKELPDDRTPLRHRHVYFGHAYKGQAGAGALLSRFTAGGGALLDMEYLTDDRGRRVAAFGYWAGYVGAALAVLHRRGQLTTPLRPTDRATLDALLEATEAEDASTALVIGALGRSGRGACDALTTAGLTPTRWDLAETRRLDRAALLGHDLLVNTVLTTDPVPPFLTKTDLDDTTRRLTLVSDVTCDVTSAHNVLPVYDETTTWDEPVRTLRPDTPRFDLIAIDNLPSLLPVEASTAFSAELAPHLLRLTEWDGVWPRALHTFETAVQAQETHHVR
- a CDS encoding saccharopine dehydrogenase C-terminal domain-containing protein, encoding MSADRPAIPASGTVHWIGTGLSTGRSGLALVCESAPRVVLWDRTAERAAARLAALGLTGRAEVRALAPSAPAALAAEAGPGDVIVSMLPAAEHAPLLRLAIERGAHFACTSYVSPELAELAAEAGEEARTVVLTEAGLDPGIDHLMAHDLVARAREALGEIPATARFTSYCGGVPAVPNAFRYRFSWAPYGVLAALGSPARHIEAGAEVTVPRPWEATRTRTLAGEDFEVYPNRDSLPFVTQYGIPAHWKLDTFVRGTLRNAGWRTAWKEVFETVAGGDLAAVRALAAELAARHPTTADDRDRVVLSVALELRTADGAHWRGSHLLDVTGDAAESAMARCVSLPVAYGVTRILAGALPAGLARAAETPGETARWLSFLAARGLAGTYEESPAPAADAYPSSNPSGATA